The segment TCCTCTACCTCCTGCAAGTGAACGTTGGTCTGGTTCTCTTCTACCTCACGTACCAGTTGGTCCTTCGGCAGATTACGTTTTACAGCCTAAACCGCCTGTTCCTTCTTACCGGGCTTGTGCTTTCCAGTTTATACCCCCTGGTAGATGTGCTGTCTTTGTTTGAAGAAAAAAAGCAGATTTACCAAACCTTCCAGACCTTTTCTCCAAACTGGGTAATACATCAGATGCCTACGCCGGAAGCCTCTGGATTTGATTTCTGGCTTATCCCGGTGGGAGTCTTCTGGCTGGGCGTAGGAGTGATGACGCTGCGCTTTCTAGGACAATTGGCCTCGTTATACACCATCCACCAAAAATCTAAGAACGCCTCTTACAGAGGATTCAAGTACCGGAAGATCCAGGCCAGTTTGCCTCCTTTCTCCTTCGGAAAAACCATTTACTTTAATTCAGGGCAGCACCCAGAGAGAGATTGGCTGCCTATTCTTCAACATGAGCATACCCACGTGCGGGAATGGCACACGCTGGACATTCTGCTAGTAGAGATTACCACGCTCTTCCACTGGTTCAACCCAGCAGTGTGGCTGTTGCGCAAGTCTCTGAAACAAAATCTTGAGTTCCTTACTGATCAGCAAACCCTGAAGGCTGGCCTGGACCGGAAACAGTACCAGTTCTCGCTTTTACAAACCACAGAGGCCTCGTCCCTTTCATTTACCTCTTCTTTTAGTTATCCATCTTTAAAACACCGAATTATGATGATGAACAAAGCTCCTTCTTCCCGTGCGCAGCACCTGCGTTTTGTGGTTGCCTTGCCATTGCTGGCGTTCTCGCTTGTTTCTTTGCAGGGCATCGCCACAGCGAACTCCACTCCTCTCTGGGAAACTTCCCCTCAGGATGGTCCCGCTAAGAAGACCATCTCTCCTCAAGATGATTATGATGTTTTCCTGCGCAGAAACCCTAGCATTGACAAAGTGGGCTGGAACCAGAACACGATCTACATCCACCTGAAATCTGGAAAAACTGAAACGTACCCCCGCACAGCGGAGGGCACCGCGGCGGCTGAGAAGAAGTACGGCACCCTACCCCCACCTCCGCCGCCACCACCCGCTCCTCCTGCCGCGCCAGATGCTGCCTTGGCACCACCTCCTCCACCTCCTCCCTTAAATGTGGAACTGAACTCTGACTTCAAAAAGCGCAATCCTACTATAAAAGGACTAAGTGTTGGCGATGAAAGCTTGTACGTGATTTTTAAATCCGGGGAAGTGGAGAGTTTTGACACTACCCCAACTGGCTTGGCTGCCTTTGAGAAGAAATACGGCAAGCTTCCTCCGCCTCCGCCACCCCAAAGAAAATCTGCTCCTAAAACGAAAACAGATAATTAATTCGCCCCCGTTTCAGGCCTGCTTCCTAAAAAGCAGGCCTGAAACGAGTTCACCCAGGGCATCCACTTTCCCCTGCACCTTCTAGCTGGTTAGCTTTTCAGGTAAATCCTCCTAGCTTTGCAGGATACCCTTTTCAACCTACCCAGATTTGGCAGACATTTTAACTATTCAAGGGCTGAGCAAACGTTATGGCACGGTGCAGGCCTTAGACCAATTGAGCATTAACGTACCAGAGGGCAGCATCTATGGCCTTCTGGGACCCAATGGCAGTGGCAAAACCACCACCCTGGGTATTGTGCTGGATGTGATTAATGCCAGCGCCGGCACCTTCCAATGGTTCGGGCAACCTATCTCTAAAAATACTAAACGTCGCATTGGCGCCCTGCTGGAAACCCCTAACTTCTACCCCTATCTTTCCGGCGAAGAAAACTTGCGCCTTTCCGCTGATGTAAAGGGAGTGGACCACGCCCGCATCCCCGGCGTGCTGCAAACCGTAGGCCTAGCCCAACGCAAAGACAACAAGTTCAAGGGCTACTCTCTGGGCATGAAACAGCGGTTAGCCATTGGTGCTGCGCTTTTGGGCGATCCAGAGGTGCTGGTGCTGGATGAACCAACCAATGGCCTAGATCCTGAAGGTATTGCCGAGGTGCGCCAGTTGATCCTTTCTATTGCAAGTCAGGGCAAATCCATTGTATTAGCTAGCCATTTACTGGATGAGGTAGAAAAGGTATGTACCCACATGGCGGTTCTGCGCAGCGGCAAACTGAAAGCTGAAGGACCGGTCTCTTCCATCCTGGCCACCAATGACCTGGTATTTATCAGTGGCGGAGCACCGTTGGAAGCTTTATTACAGATAGCCTGTACCCTGCCCTTCGTTTTGGAGGCCCGCCAGGTAAAAGGACAAGTACAGTTGGCGCTGCAACCTGCCACCGATAGCTCAGAACTCAACCGTGCCTTCTTCAACCAGGGCATTGCCTTAGGTCAAATAGTGGTGCGCAAGAAAAGTCTGGAAAGCCAGTTCCTGGAAATCATTAAAGCCGACCACGCATGACCTCCCTTCTTCGCATAGAACTACGCAAAATACTGCCTTATTCCACCTTTTGGGTACTGCTGTTGTTGCAGTGCAGCCTTCTATTTATCTTCTTTTATGCCCGCGGCAATGTAATGGTCAATGGGAAAATGGCTGGCGCCGAACTCTACCAATTCCCCAAGCTCTGGATGCACTTGACCTACGTTTCCAGTTTCCTGAACCTGATTCCGGGTATTTTGATCATCATTCTGGTGTCTGATGAATACGCGTTCAGAACCCTTCGGCAGCAAATCATTGACGGCTTCTCCCGGGCAAACGTGGTGCAGAGCAAATCTGCTGTCATTCTGCTGCTGGCGTGCGTGCTGGCAGTTTATGTGTTTATCTTGGGCCTGGGTTTTGGGTTGTATCATCGTACTGGTGAGGGCACTTCATCCGTTTTGACAGACGCCCAGTTTGTTCTCTATTATTTAGTACAACTGATTGGCTATATGGCCCTAGCCATGCTAATTGCGTTCCTGCTCCGGAAAACCGGATTAGCCATTCTGGTGTTCATGGCCTACACCTTGGTAATTGAACGACTCATTCACTGGCAAACGCCTGATACCTTAGACAAGTACTTTCCTATGAAGGTTTTAGGTTCTTTAACGCCCAGCCCACACAGCGAGGTGGAGCAACTCATGTTAGGAATCACCGATTCCCTTACCGCCTTGCAAGCCCTGATCCCGGCGATGCTATACGTGGGTCTCTTCTGCTTTCTTTCTTACCAGTTGCTAAGGACAAGAGATTTGTAAACATTCGTTTTTGACTGTTTTCTTGAAAACAGCCCTAAAAGCAGAACGCCCCGCTAAAGTTTAGCGGGGCGTTCTGCTTTTAAAACATTTATCTTGACCTACTGCATAAGCTTACATATCTACAGAACTGGTTCTAACCTCAGGCTGAGAAATGGCGCCTAGATAACTCACAATCTTGGCTAAGTCTGGCAGGCTAGTATATTTCAGTTTGTTCTGCCGCACGTATTCTTTCATGACATTGCTTTTCTTGCCATAGATCATCTCCAGGTCCTTTTTCACATTACGGAGCTCTTTCACTTTCCCGTTAGGCAGCAAAACAAAGAAATTCTCTAAGCGCTGCTCCACGTACATAGGCCCACCCATCGGATAACCGCCATAGGGGTTATAATATCCACCACGGTAATAACCGTTACGGTACATAGGGTCACGGCTGATGTCTCGGCGGGTCATGGTTTCGCGCTTGAGCAGGCCATAGTTTCCAATCACAATCTGTTCAAAAAAAGCCGGAGCCAGAAAATCACTGTAGTCGTTCCCGAAGTTCCAGCGCTGGGTCACAAACACCCGGCGGTAGCGTCCTTCGTTGTCAATGGCCTCAAAGCCGCGTACAGCCACTGGGGCGTAAGCAACCACAGAACCATCGGTTTTCAGAATCCTTACCAAGTCCTCTGACCGGTGATAAGTAATCTTCCCGCTCACTGAGTCCCCTGAGGCCAGGTACACTCTTCCCATGGGCCATTCATCCACCAACCCTGAAGATTGCCCCATGGCAGTGGAAGCCCAAATACACAGTACTACTAAAAGCCCATACACTCTTCTTACCATCGTCTTCATCTTATAAGCCTCTTATAAAAGTAACATGCCCTTCTTAAAAAAATATACTTCAAAAAACTGAGGAAGGTTGTCTCATTCCCAGTACATTATAACGCATACAGAGCAATTTTCGTGCATAACTTTTGAGCCTTTGTCCAAGCCATTTCTACTGTCCCTTTTCCAAGTACAATTTGACGGATAAAGACCTGTTTCACAACTACGTTATAGGATATAAAGCAAAAAGGCGGAAGAAATCTTCCGCCTTTTTGCTTTATTTTTTAAGAATCAAATGACCCAACTTGTCTCTTTTGGTAGTGAGGTACCGCTGGTTGTGGGCATTAGGCGTAATCTCAATGGGCACCTGCTCCACAATCTGCAGACCATATCCTATCAAACCTGTGCGTTTACGCGGATTGTTAGACAGGAGCCGCATTTTAGTTACACCAAGGTCTCTCAGGATCTGGGCACCTACGCCGTAATCACGCTCATCGGTCCCGAAGCCTAATTGCAGGTTGGCCTCAACGGTGTCTAAGCCCTGCTCCTGTAATTTATAGGCTTTGAGTTTGTTTAGAAGCCCAATGCCTCTTCCCTCCTGGTTCATGTATACAATCACCCCTTTGCCTGCCTGCTCAATCACTTCCATGGCCCTGTGCAGTTGCGGACCACAGTCACAGCGGCAAGAGCCGAAGATATCACCCGTCACACAGGAAGAGTGCACCCGTACCAACACGGGCTCGCCTTCTTCCCAGGTACCTTTCACCAGGGCGAGATGTTTGGCGTTGTTGCTGCGTTGCGTGTAGGCATACAAATCAAAGTCGCCCCAATCGGTAGGCAGTTCTACGGCGATTTCGCGCTCAATTAAGCTTTCCTTTTGCAGGCGATAGGTGATTAGGTCTTTGATGGAGATCAGCTTCAGGTCAAAGCGTTCGGCTACTTTCTCCAGGTCTGGCATGCGAGCCATGGTGCCATCTTCGTTCATGATCTCCACCAAAACCCCGGCCGGCGCCAACCCAGCCAACTGGGCCAGGTCAACTGCTGCTTCGGTGTGGCCAGCTCTTCTGATCACGCCTTCTTTGCGAGCACGCAACGGGAAGATATGCCCAGGTTTGCCTAAAGAAGCAGGATCGGTTTTTGGGTCTGCCAAAGCCAGTATAGTTTTGGCTCTGTCTGAGGCCGAAATACCAGTGGTACAGCCGTGCCCCAGCAAGTCAACAGAAACCGTGAACGGAGTAGAATGCAAAGCGGTGTTGCGGCCTACCATCAGTTCCAGACCTAGTTCATCGCAGCGCTCCTCAGTAAGCGGGGCACAGATAAGCCCACGGCCGTGGGTAGCCATGAAATTGACAATCTCGGGAGTGATTTTCTCCGCGGCACAGATAAAATCGCCTTCATTCTCGCGGTCGTCATCGTCTACCACAATCACTACCTTACCGGCTTTTATATCCTCAATTGCGTCTTCTATTTTATCTAACATGATGTTGTCTTCTTCAGTAAAGCAAGCCAAACCAAACTACATGCCTGCTTTTGGATGCGCAAAGATAGCGGTTTTTGAATGGTAAAGGTGCGCATACCTGGGCATAGCATTAACACGCGTTATACTTACCTTCTGTATAACAACCCTACGAAAGAATTAGTGACGAAGCAGGTAAATTTTCCGGCGAAACAGCAGAATGATCTTTGAAGGACAAAATATTTAGATCAACCAAATGAAAACCGATGCGACAGTCTCCACAAGAAAAAGGCGCTTTTAGCCTGTTTTAAAAAAATCAGGCTAAAAGCGCCAAATAAAAGAAGGATATTTTAAGCTGATTCTCTGGAAAACAGCCTTTAGACAAGAGGCAGATGGGATACTAAGTAGTGCTAGTTCATGGAAACAGGCCACAAACCCAAGGGCTTATCATAAAGAATAATACTATACCCTAAGAAGAAACTCCTTTAGACAGGACGGTTTAAGAGTAAAACAACTTGGTAAACTTTTCAATTTGCGCCTGAGACCCTAATAAGATGAGGATGTCTCCGGCCTGAAGGCGCATATCACCGTCTGGACTCACCAGAAA is part of the Rufibacter tibetensis genome and harbors:
- a CDS encoding M56 family metallopeptidase, whose amino-acid sequence is MPALLLYLLQVNVGLVLFYLTYQLVLRQITFYSLNRLFLLTGLVLSSLYPLVDVLSLFEEKKQIYQTFQTFSPNWVIHQMPTPEASGFDFWLIPVGVFWLGVGVMTLRFLGQLASLYTIHQKSKNASYRGFKYRKIQASLPPFSFGKTIYFNSGQHPERDWLPILQHEHTHVREWHTLDILLVEITTLFHWFNPAVWLLRKSLKQNLEFLTDQQTLKAGLDRKQYQFSLLQTTEASSLSFTSSFSYPSLKHRIMMMNKAPSSRAQHLRFVVALPLLAFSLVSLQGIATANSTPLWETSPQDGPAKKTISPQDDYDVFLRRNPSIDKVGWNQNTIYIHLKSGKTETYPRTAEGTAAAEKKYGTLPPPPPPPPAPPAAPDAALAPPPPPPPLNVELNSDFKKRNPTIKGLSVGDESLYVIFKSGEVESFDTTPTGLAAFEKKYGKLPPPPPPQRKSAPKTKTDN
- a CDS encoding ABC transporter ATP-binding protein, producing MADILTIQGLSKRYGTVQALDQLSINVPEGSIYGLLGPNGSGKTTTLGIVLDVINASAGTFQWFGQPISKNTKRRIGALLETPNFYPYLSGEENLRLSADVKGVDHARIPGVLQTVGLAQRKDNKFKGYSLGMKQRLAIGAALLGDPEVLVLDEPTNGLDPEGIAEVRQLILSIASQGKSIVLASHLLDEVEKVCTHMAVLRSGKLKAEGPVSSILATNDLVFISGGAPLEALLQIACTLPFVLEARQVKGQVQLALQPATDSSELNRAFFNQGIALGQIVVRKKSLESQFLEIIKADHA
- a CDS encoding ABC transporter permease — protein: MTSLLRIELRKILPYSTFWVLLLLQCSLLFIFFYARGNVMVNGKMAGAELYQFPKLWMHLTYVSSFLNLIPGILIIILVSDEYAFRTLRQQIIDGFSRANVVQSKSAVILLLACVLAVYVFILGLGFGLYHRTGEGTSSVLTDAQFVLYYLVQLIGYMALAMLIAFLLRKTGLAILVFMAYTLVIERLIHWQTPDTLDKYFPMKVLGSLTPSPHSEVEQLMLGITDSLTALQALIPAMLYVGLFCFLSYQLLRTRDL
- a CDS encoding bifunctional 3,4-dihydroxy-2-butanone-4-phosphate synthase/GTP cyclohydrolase II — encoded protein: MLDKIEDAIEDIKAGKVVIVVDDDDRENEGDFICAAEKITPEIVNFMATHGRGLICAPLTEERCDELGLELMVGRNTALHSTPFTVSVDLLGHGCTTGISASDRAKTILALADPKTDPASLGKPGHIFPLRARKEGVIRRAGHTEAAVDLAQLAGLAPAGVLVEIMNEDGTMARMPDLEKVAERFDLKLISIKDLITYRLQKESLIEREIAVELPTDWGDFDLYAYTQRSNNAKHLALVKGTWEEGEPVLVRVHSSCVTGDIFGSCRCDCGPQLHRAMEVIEQAGKGVIVYMNQEGRGIGLLNKLKAYKLQEQGLDTVEANLQLGFGTDERDYGVGAQILRDLGVTKMRLLSNNPRKRTGLIGYGLQIVEQVPIEITPNAHNQRYLTTKRDKLGHLILKK